A single Rhinolophus ferrumequinum isolate MPI-CBG mRhiFer1 chromosome 20, mRhiFer1_v1.p, whole genome shotgun sequence DNA region contains:
- the YKT6 gene encoding synaptobrevin homolog YKT6 has product MKLYSLSVLYKAEHKAVLLKAAYDVSSFSFFQRSSVQEFMTFTSQLIVERSAKGSRASVKEQEYLCHVYVRNDSLSGVVIADSEYPSRVAFTLLEKVLDEFSKQVDRSEWPNGCPASIYYTALDGYLSTYQNPREADPMSKVQAELDETKIILHSTMESLLERGEKIDDLVSKSEVLGIHSKAFYKTARKQNSCCAVM; this is encoded by the exons ATGAAGCTGTACAGCCTGAGCGTCCTCTACAAAGCCGAGCACAAGGCGGTGCTGCTCAAAGCCGCCTACGACGTGTCGTCCTTCAGCTTCTTCCAGAGGTCCAG TGTTCAGGAATTCATGACCTTCACAAGTCAACTGATTGTGGAGCGCTCAGCTAAAGGCAGCAGAGCTTCTGTCAAAGAACAAG AATATCTGTGCCATGTCTACGTGCGAAACGACAGTCTTTCAGGAGTGGTCATTGCTGACAGTGAGTACCCGTCCCGGGTAGCTTTCACCTTGCTGGAGAAG GTGCTGGACGAATTCTCCAAGCAGGTCGACAGGAGCGAGTGGCCCAACGGCTGCCCTGCGTCCATCTACTACACAGCCCTGGATGGTTACCTTAGCACCTACCAG AATCCCCGAGAAGCCGACCCCATGAGTAAAGTGCAGGCCGAGCTAGATGAGACCAAGATCATCCTG CACAGCACCATGGAGTCTCTGCTGGAGCGTGGCGAGAAGATCGACGACCTGGTGTCCAAGTCCGAGGTGCTGGGCATACACTCCAAGGCCTTCTACAAAACG